The sequence AGGAGGTCCTGCGGGCGGGCGCGGCCCGGGTGGCGGGGTGGCGCCTGCACTGGTCCGCCCCGCCGGCCGTCGCCGCCGCTCCGCACCCGCTGGAGACCGCGCGGGCCCGGTTCGCCCACGATCCGGCCCACCCCTGGCGGCTGGGCGAGACGGCGGCCCTGCTCGGTCTGAGCCCGCGCACCCTCCAACGCGGCCTGGCCGACGCGGGCACCTCCTTCCGGGCCGAACTGCTCGGCGTGCGGCTGGAGGTGGCCGGCCAGCTGACCGCCCGCACCGCCCTGCCGCTCGCCGAGGTCGCCGCCGCCGCGGGCTTCACCGACCACGCCCACCTCACCCGCCGTTTCCGCGCCCGCTTCGGCTGCCCGCCCTCGGAGTTCCGCCGCGCCGGGGGTCAGTGACGGGCAGGTGCCGGCTGCTCGTACTGGCCGTTGCCGCCCGGCGAGACCGTCGGCAGGTCGTGGAACCGCACGCCCTCCGGCCGCCGCGATGGAGCCCGTCGGCCGGTCCGCGGCCCGCCGGGTCAGCGCTGGAGCACGAGGCGCAGCGCCAGGGCCAGGACGACCAGGTTGCCGGTGAGACCCGTGAGGAGACGGCCGCGGGCGCCGGTGAGGAGGCGGCGGAGCAGGGCGCCGCCGGTGGCGAGCAGGGCCTGCCAGCTGGCCGAGGCGGCGAAGGCGGCCAGGACGAAGACCAGGCCGGGGCCGAGGCTGCCGGGGCCGGTGCGGCCGCCGAGCACCAGGGCGCTGAAGTAGACCACGGTGAGCGGGTTGAGCAGGGTCAGGCCGAGCAGTGAGGCGTAGGTGCGCCAGGGGGAGGCGGGCGCCGGGGGCGGTGGCCCGGCCGGCTCCCGGCCCGCCCGGTGGGTCCGGAGGGTGGCGCGCAGCCCGTGCGCGGCGAGGAGGACGAGGACGGCCGCTGCGACGAGTTCGAGGGCGCCCGCGGCCGGTGCGAGCAGCGGGGCGAGCGTCGCACCGCCGACCAGCGCGAGCAGGGCGTACAGGCCGTCGGCGGTGGCCACGCCCAGGGCGGCGGCCATGCCCCGGGCCAGCGAGACGCGGGAGGCGAGGGTGACGATCAGGACGGAGATCGCCCCGACCGGCACGGCGATGCCGTAGCCGGCGAGGAGGCCGGAGAACAGGGCGTCGGTCATGGGGGTTCCGGTTCGGGCTGGGTGGTCGAGGGGTGGTGGCCGGGAGCGTAGTGCGCGGCCGCCGGGCGGGCCACCGATTTGTCGGGGCCGGGCCCGCCGGCCGATCGGCGGGATTCGGTCCGGTGACCGAGTCTCCGGGGGCGTCCGGTGTTTCTCTCGGGAGTGATCGGGAGCGATCGGGAACGGTCCGGCAAGGAGGGGGTCGAGATGAGGACGCGGTTGTGGCCGGTGCTGCTGGCGGTCTGTCCGGCTCTGTTCGCGGTGGTGGCGAACCTGGTCACCAACGAGGTGTCGCTGTCGCCCTTCTGGTGGGTGGTGGCGGCGGTGGCGTGCGCGCTGCTGGCGGGTGTACTGGTGTTCCAGACCTACCGGGAGCTGCGTTCCCCGGCCGCCGTCGTCGGTGCCGCGCCGGTGCCGCCGGTGCCGCCGGTGCCGGTCGCTGTGCTGCTGTCGTCGGCCGATGTGACGGTGCTGGGCGGTCTGCGGGCCGGTCGGCGTGGCGCCGCACTGATGGTGCTGCTGTGCGGAGTGTTCGTGGCCGGGGCGGGGGCGCTGGTGATGTCTCGGCCGGGGTCGGCCACCAGGAAGTGGAATCCGGGCCCCGCGGACCCCTCGATGTTCGACGCGCACCCGCTGGGCACGTGGGTGGGGCTGGCCGTACTGCTGCTGGCGTTCGTGGCGCCGGCCCTGGTGATGGCGGCCGGGCGGGGCCGTGGGCGGCTGGAGTTCTCGGCGCAGGCACTGGTGTTCAGCGGGCCGCGGGGCCGGGCTGTACTGCCGTGGTCGGAGCTGACGGCGGTGGGGCTGCGGTCGACGACCTTCGGCGGCACTTGGCTGGTGGCGTACCTGGGCAAGGGTTCGCCGTTGCTGATGACCCGGCCGACGATGGAGATGTACGACGACAAGCGCGGGATGCTGCGGATCTGCAACCTCAGGACGGTGGGCGTCCCGCCGCACGCCGTCCGGGCGGCGCTCGCCCGCTGGGAGCCGGAACGGATCTGGCGGTTGTGAGCCGGGTCCACCACCGGGCCGGTCGCCGTCGTCACCCCGCCGCCGTCACCACCACCGGCGTCGGGCCGTCCGGCCGGACGGTGATGCTGTAGACGGCCCCGGTGGGCCGCTCGAGGAAGCGCACCGTGAAGGCGGGCAGCAGGAGTTCGAGCACCGCGACGGACTCGCGCAGCGCGAACTGGGTGCCGAGGCAGGCCCGGGCGCCGAGGCCGAACGGGAGGTAGCCGCCGAGGTGTGCTGGGCGGACGCCGTCCGGGCCGAAGCGGGCCGGGTCGAAGCGCTCGGGGTCGGGCCAGAGCTCCGGGTCGCGGTGGGTGAGGTAGGGGCAGACCAGCAGGTCGGTGCCGGCCTCGACCCGGTGGCCGGCCAGGGTGTCCTCGGTGAGAGCGTGCCGGGGGAGGATCCAGGCGGACGGGTAGAGCCGCAGCGTCTCGGAGACCAGCGCCTGCACCGCCTCGCGCCGCTCGGGCGAGCCCTCGGGCCCGGCGTCGAGGGCCCACCGCCGGGCGCCGGGCTCCCGGTCGAGCAGCAGGTACAGCCAGGTGAGGGTGGTGGCGGTGGTCTCGTGCCCGGCGACGAGCAGGGTGACCAGTTCGTCGCGGATCAGCCGCTCGGTGTACTCGGGGTGCCGCTCGGCCGCTTCGAGCAGCACCCGCAGGACGCCGGGGCCGTCGGGGCCGTCCTCGTGGCGGCGGGCGGCCGCGACGGCGGCGTGCGCCACCGCGTCGATCCGGGCCAGGTCCTCGGCGACGGCCTCGCCGGCCTGCTCGCCGTCGGGGAGTTGGGGGAGGGCGGCGACGACGGTGGCGATGCGGTCGAGTTCGCGCTCGGTGTCCCGGTCCAGGGGGTGGCCGGTGAGCGCGCGCCAGATGGTGTCGAGGGCGAAGTGCCGCATCTCCTCGCCGAGGTCGATCCGCTCGCCGGTGCGGGCGTACCCGGCCCAGCGGTCGGCGGCGCGGTGGGCGGCGGCGGCGATCCGCTGCTCGTACCGGCGCATCCCGGTCCCGGTGAACTGGGACTGGAGCATGCGCCGTTGGCGCTTCCAGGCCTCGCCGGTGGCGGTCAGGACACCCTCGCCGGCGAGCAGCCGGGCCCGGTGCGAGCGCTTGACGTACCGCTCGGGGTGGCGGCCGAGGACGTGCTGCACGGCCTCGGGGTCGGTGACCAGGACGGTGGGGCGGGGGCCGATCCGGAACGCGGCGACGCCGCCGAGCCGCTGCCGGGTGCGGGCCAGCAGGTCGATCAGCTCGGCCTCCTCGCTGCGCCACTGCTCGACGGCCCCGGGGGGCAGTTCGGGGACGGGCGGGGCGGTGGCGGGGGAGGGGCCGGGGTTCGCGGCGGTGGTCACGGGGGTGCCTCCTCGGTCGGCGGCGGGCCGGCCGAGCCCGGCCGGGTCGGATGTCCGGCCGCGGTGTCCGCGCTGACTCTACGTCAGTGGGGCCGGCGGTGACCGTCGCCGCCGAGGAGGCGCCGGCCGCGACCGCCGGGCCGGCGCCCGCGCGACACACAATGCGGCGGTGCCGCGGTCCGTCCCCCTCGACGAACCGCGGCACCGCCCTTTTTCATCCCGTCCCGGAGACGATCCGGTCCGCTCAGATCGGCTGCCAGAGGGCCGGGACGATCGGCGGCTCCCAGCCCACCTGGGCCGTGTGGCCCTGGATGCACCGGTAGCTGATTCCGTTGTAGGTGACGGTGTCACCTGCCTTGTAGGTGGTGCCCGCGGCCCAGGTGCCGTTGCCCGGGCCGGGGTCGGAGGTGACCACCAGCGAGTAGCTGCTGGAGTGGGAGACCGAACCGGTGCCGGTGACGGTCAGGTTGTACGTCGCGGCGGGGACCGAGGCCGCGACCGAGATGTTCAGCGTCGCGGAGCCGCCCGACTGCACCGAGGCGGGGCTGACGGTGGCCGTCACACCGGCCGGCGCGCCGGTGACCGTGAGGTTCACGGTCTGGGCGGAGCCGGAGGTGGTCTGGGTGTTCACCGTGGCGCTGGCCGACTCGCCCGGCTTGACGCTGCCGGTGGCCGGGTTGACCGCGACCGAGAAGTCGTTGGTCGGGATCGGGCCGCTGCCGACCGAG comes from Streptomyces sp. TLI_053 and encodes:
- a CDS encoding LysE family transporter, giving the protein MTDALFSGLLAGYGIAVPVGAISVLIVTLASRVSLARGMAAALGVATADGLYALLALVGGATLAPLLAPAAGALELVAAAVLVLLAAHGLRATLRTHRAGREPAGPPPPAPASPWRTYASLLGLTLLNPLTVVYFSALVLGGRTGPGSLGPGLVFVLAAFAASASWQALLATGGALLRRLLTGARGRLLTGLTGNLVVLALALRLVLQR
- a CDS encoding cytochrome P450, which gives rise to MTTAANPGPSPATAPPVPELPPGAVEQWRSEEAELIDLLARTRQRLGGVAAFRIGPRPTVLVTDPEAVQHVLGRHPERYVKRSHRARLLAGEGVLTATGEAWKRQRRMLQSQFTGTGMRRYEQRIAAAAHRAADRWAGYARTGERIDLGEEMRHFALDTIWRALTGHPLDRDTERELDRIATVVAALPQLPDGEQAGEAVAEDLARIDAVAHAAVAAARRHEDGPDGPGVLRVLLEAAERHPEYTERLIRDELVTLLVAGHETTATTLTWLYLLLDREPGARRWALDAGPEGSPERREAVQALVSETLRLYPSAWILPRHALTEDTLAGHRVEAGTDLLVCPYLTHRDPELWPDPERFDPARFGPDGVRPAHLGGYLPFGLGARACLGTQFALRESVAVLELLLPAFTVRFLERPTGAVYSITVRPDGPTPVVVTAAG